The following are encoded together in the Thermococcus sibiricus MM 739 genome:
- a CDS encoding fucose isomerase, with protein MLAVVTFTDPRKTSLSLEREKALLEKHKTLINELKASGFTVFDVNGALKKYDSLKNGENFGIDSKEEVRRASNLIGAQDISGIIIGLWHWTESNLVTLLAKKVNKPLLLYADDDPAWAGTTCITSVGASLWESAVNYYALCHTRLKGDIEKVKAWVRAVEAVSELSRKSLLIWGAPYTLGMEHLMDDLPQLKRFIGDFIFLDQYLIVKRADWMLSDEKKRVRIEEFFDWLHKYATIKYDGTMLTPEALKRQIGIYLAAKDIWSDHENETAAVSIKCQPELSEVYGVTGCLIPALFPFNRDVRGEKPIIPATCEGDIKGTISSALLFYLSGKPPLFGDIKYVDDDLVLIANCGASSLYYAKLSENPEENLRAITIQGQCQGAGGGALTYRTPPTTLTVARLIRKGGEYYLLYFLAEGVEIDEEIESKLKWGRQWPHTAIKNPLDKEKFLNAMGANHLSAVSGDFRSEIEFSARLWGIRAIDLEKEREIEILLHSI; from the coding sequence ATGCTTGCTGTTGTAACTTTTACAGACCCCCGAAAGACATCCTTATCTTTAGAAAGAGAAAAAGCTCTTCTTGAAAAACACAAAACGCTTATAAATGAGTTGAAGGCCTCTGGATTCACAGTCTTTGATGTGAATGGAGCCCTTAAAAAATATGACTCACTAAAAAACGGTGAAAACTTCGGTATTGATAGCAAAGAAGAAGTGAGAAGGGCCTCTAATCTTATAGGAGCACAGGATATTAGTGGAATTATTATTGGGTTGTGGCATTGGACAGAGAGTAATCTTGTAACACTATTAGCAAAAAAGGTCAACAAACCCTTACTCCTATATGCAGATGATGATCCCGCATGGGCTGGGACTACATGTATAACCTCTGTCGGTGCCTCTCTTTGGGAAAGTGCTGTGAATTATTATGCTTTATGTCATACAAGACTTAAAGGCGATATTGAAAAAGTAAAAGCTTGGGTAAGAGCAGTTGAGGCAGTATCAGAGCTCTCTAGAAAATCTTTACTCATTTGGGGGGCCCCTTATACTCTTGGAATGGAACATCTTATGGATGATCTACCACAGTTAAAGCGTTTTATTGGAGATTTTATCTTTTTAGATCAGTATCTTATAGTAAAAAGGGCCGATTGGATGCTTAGTGATGAGAAAAAGAGAGTTCGTATTGAAGAATTTTTCGACTGGCTCCATAAATACGCAACTATTAAATACGATGGTACCATGTTAACCCCAGAGGCCTTGAAGAGGCAGATAGGGATATATTTGGCAGCTAAAGACATATGGAGTGATCATGAGAATGAAACTGCTGCGGTTTCTATAAAATGCCAGCCAGAGTTGAGTGAAGTTTACGGTGTCACGGGTTGCTTGATTCCGGCTCTCTTCCCATTCAACAGGGATGTGAGGGGTGAAAAACCAATTATTCCAGCCACATGTGAAGGAGATATAAAAGGGACGATAAGTTCAGCGTTGCTCTTCTACTTAAGTGGAAAACCACCTCTCTTTGGAGACATTAAATATGTAGATGATGACCTTGTACTAATAGCCAATTGCGGGGCTTCTTCTCTTTACTACGCAAAACTTAGTGAGAATCCTGAAGAGAATCTAAGGGCCATCACAATTCAAGGCCAGTGTCAGGGAGCAGGTGGAGGGGCTTTGACCTATAGAACTCCTCCAACTACGCTAACCGTTGCAAGACTCATAAGAAAAGGTGGTGAGTATTACCTTCTTTATTTCCTTGCAGAAGGGGTTGAAATAGACGAAGAGATAGAGTCTAAACTAAAATGGGGAAGACAATGGCCACATACAGCTATTAAAAACCCCTTAGATAAAGAAAAGTTCCTAAATGCAATGGGCGCAAATCACCTATCAGCAGTTTCGGGGGATTTTAGGAGTGAAATAGAATTTTCTGCAAGGCTCTGGGGCATTAGAGCCATAGACTTGGAAAAAGAGCGTGAAATCGAAATTCTTTTGCATTCTATTTAA
- the trmB gene encoding HTH-type sugar-sensing transcriptional regulator TrmB produces MEMHPETLHALSEIGFTKYEILTYWTLLVHGPSTAKEISTKSGIPYNRVYDTISSLKIRGFVTEIDGTPRVYAAYSPRIAFFRFKKELENTMVKLENEIKKFKREEQRPAIWRSQSFEEALEMFRETLRSARNEVIVVTPSEFFEDIRSDLLKTLEKGVTVSLYIDKIPNLEEFRDVGNLFVRQFYKLNHLIGMADGKEVINIQNISFRPNLPPSFKATYPEVIFSQYSLIIEIFKESSLEKEYLINPQDVRFFAMFHAADFVKRHIESIPIMAELIGKNVKTGETETIYGNVVGYTLSFREAINNIHLETENGVIKVGGIFAVIEDYESKEIKFMLG; encoded by the coding sequence ATGGAGATGCATCCTGAAACCTTACACGCATTGAGTGAAATTGGATTTACGAAGTATGAGATCTTGACTTACTGGACACTTCTTGTTCATGGACCCAGCACTGCGAAGGAAATTTCTACTAAAAGCGGAATTCCATACAATAGGGTTTATGATACAATCTCATCACTTAAAATTAGGGGTTTTGTGACTGAAATTGATGGAACTCCTAGGGTTTATGCAGCATATTCCCCGAGGATAGCCTTTTTCAGGTTTAAAAAAGAACTTGAGAACACAATGGTGAAGCTAGAAAATGAGATTAAAAAGTTTAAACGCGAGGAACAGAGGCCGGCGATATGGAGGAGTCAAAGTTTTGAAGAGGCCCTTGAGATGTTTAGAGAAACTCTAAGGTCTGCAAGAAACGAGGTCATAGTAGTAACCCCCAGTGAGTTTTTTGAGGATATTCGAAGTGATTTATTGAAAACCCTTGAAAAAGGAGTGACAGTGTCTCTCTATATTGATAAGATACCCAATCTAGAGGAGTTTAGAGATGTGGGAAATCTCTTTGTAAGGCAGTTTTATAAACTAAATCACTTAATTGGAATGGCAGATGGTAAAGAGGTTATAAATATCCAAAACATAAGTTTCAGGCCAAACCTCCCCCCAAGTTTTAAAGCAACTTATCCAGAGGTGATATTTTCCCAATATAGCCTTATAATTGAGATTTTTAAGGAGTCCTCCTTGGAGAAAGAATATCTCATTAACCCACAGGATGTTAGATTTTTTGCAATGTTCCATGCTGCAGATTTTGTTAAGAGGCATATAGAGTCTATTCCAATAATGGCAGAATTGATCGGTAAAAACGTGAAAACTGGGGAGACAGAAACTATTTATGGTAATGTTGTTGGGTATACCCTGTCTTTTAGGGAGGCAATTAATAACATTCACTTAGAGACGGAAAATGGTGTAATAAAAGTTGGTGGTATCTTCGCTGTTATTGAAGATTATGAAAGCAAAGAAATAAAATTTATGTTGGGGTGA
- a CDS encoding amylo-alpha-1,6-glucosidase, translating into MSVIISYNGAFVVTRQNGDMKDNYDGFYILDTRFLKGVKLRLNKDGVLIGSSQDGPRKAYSHFSIEDKVVLLRKREIKNNWAYREELQFYNTSNGKIDLRIEYVFKVPIEDIFEVRKFGGQRIRRRIKSSLGKEGEYSYSGKDRIKRNLKIKTNMRIEKGLAFAEITLEPFKKEILYLEFTPQISKEELEVFLTEKSPILSNVVSTNLTWLDRTFEGAIEDLTALTAYTNYGMVPFAGIPYYACPFGRDSIITSWFLLPYYPQYAEGTLKFFAKIQGKQFNPVNEEEPGKIPHEFRFGELSHSRKMPFAPYYGTVDATPLYVILAAEYLRWTGDRNLIEELKPNLTAAVEWILRRLREGGGYIRYKGGFLANQGWKDSIEGIPTEDGTHTKPPVALVEVQGYAYKALVDAASLGLTSLDSKMLEKEAKALKRRFNRDFWCNGFYALALDGDNVPSKVVSSNMGHLLFTRITEYQKEIAERLFEEDMFSGWGIRTLSSNEKAYNPFSYHNGSIWPHDNAIIALGLASIGEKEKAKTLSEAIFKAAKFLPNSQLPELYSGLESEYPLLCPRANAPQAWSAASVFAFLTALLGLRVEKELALSPLLPEDIRVSVLIRFKGKPYLIEAQNREVVRFEEQNI; encoded by the coding sequence ATGTCTGTGATCATTTCGTACAATGGAGCCTTCGTGGTCACAAGACAGAATGGAGACATGAAGGATAATTATGATGGTTTCTATATACTTGACACTCGCTTTCTGAAAGGGGTGAAGCTCAGGCTGAATAAAGATGGAGTTCTCATAGGAAGTTCTCAAGACGGTCCAAGAAAGGCATACTCTCATTTCTCTATAGAAGATAAGGTGGTTCTGCTGAGAAAGCGGGAAATAAAAAATAACTGGGCATACAGGGAAGAGCTTCAATTCTATAACACATCAAATGGAAAAATAGATCTTAGGATCGAGTACGTTTTCAAGGTTCCAATTGAAGATATTTTTGAAGTTAGAAAGTTTGGTGGGCAGAGGATTAGGCGTAGAATCAAGAGCTCCCTTGGGAAAGAAGGTGAGTACTCCTACAGCGGAAAAGATAGAATCAAGAGGAACCTAAAAATCAAAACAAACATGAGAATTGAAAAAGGATTAGCGTTTGCTGAGATTACTCTGGAACCCTTTAAGAAAGAGATTCTTTATCTCGAATTCACCCCTCAAATCTCAAAAGAAGAGCTTGAGGTATTTTTGACAGAAAAGTCGCCAATTCTCTCAAATGTTGTTTCAACAAACTTGACTTGGCTTGATAGGACTTTTGAAGGAGCTATTGAGGACTTAACTGCTTTAACAGCATACACAAACTATGGAATGGTTCCGTTTGCTGGTATTCCTTATTATGCGTGTCCTTTTGGAAGAGACAGCATCATCACCTCTTGGTTCTTGCTTCCATATTATCCCCAGTATGCTGAGGGCACACTAAAATTCTTTGCTAAAATCCAAGGAAAGCAATTTAACCCTGTAAATGAAGAAGAGCCTGGGAAGATCCCTCACGAATTTAGATTTGGTGAGCTATCTCACTCAAGAAAAATGCCCTTTGCTCCTTATTATGGGACTGTGGATGCAACTCCCCTTTACGTTATTTTAGCCGCTGAATACCTCCGGTGGACGGGCGATAGGAATTTGATAGAGGAGCTTAAACCGAATCTGACTGCTGCTGTAGAATGGATTTTGAGACGGCTCAGGGAAGGAGGAGGATATATAAGGTATAAAGGAGGGTTCTTGGCCAATCAAGGATGGAAGGACTCAATAGAAGGTATTCCAACCGAAGATGGCACTCATACAAAGCCCCCCGTTGCTCTGGTGGAGGTGCAGGGATATGCTTATAAGGCCCTTGTAGATGCCGCTTCACTTGGTCTAACTTCATTGGATTCAAAAATGCTTGAAAAAGAGGCAAAGGCCTTAAAGAGACGCTTTAATAGGGATTTCTGGTGCAATGGCTTTTATGCACTTGCCTTGGATGGAGATAACGTTCCTTCCAAGGTGGTCTCCTCCAACATGGGACATCTTTTATTTACAAGGATAACTGAATATCAAAAAGAAATAGCAGAGAGATTGTTTGAGGAGGATATGTTCTCTGGGTGGGGTATTAGAACACTTAGCTCAAATGAAAAAGCTTACAATCCATTTAGCTATCACAATGGCAGCATATGGCCCCATGACAATGCAATTATAGCCCTTGGACTTGCATCAATTGGAGAAAAAGAGAAGGCAAAAACACTTTCAGAGGCGATATTCAAAGCTGCAAAGTTCCTTCCAAACTCTCAGCTTCCTGAACTCTACAGTGGGCTTGAAAGTGAATACCCGCTCTTATGTCCCAGGGCAAATGCCCCACAGGCCTGGAGCGCCGCAAGTGTATTTGCATTCCTCACGGCTTTACTGGGTTTAAGAGTGGAAAAAGAATTGGCACTTTCTCCACTATTGCCTGAAGACATTAGAGTTTCCGTGTTAATTAGGTTTAAAGGAAAGCCATACTTAATTGAAGCTCAAAACAGGGAGGTTGTTAGGTTTGAAGAGCAAAATATTTGA
- the treT gene encoding trehalose synthase: MYEVTKFGGEGKKLGDYVGIIGEEGLDRVKEKVEKLQGKSFVHVNSTSFGGGVAEILHNLVPLMRDVGLDTRWFVIEGANEFFNVTKSFHNALQGNKELELTEEMKNLYLKTNKKNAEDLDLSDFDYILIHDPQPAPLIEFYEKKQPWIWRCHIDLSDPNLEYWKFLKQFVAKYDKYIFHMEEYVQEDLDKNKVVIMPPSIDPLSEKNIELSKAEILKILERFDIDPERPIMTQVARFDPWKGVFDVIDVYRKVKEKIPDVQLLLVGVMAHDDPEGWIYFEKTLRKLGEDYDVKVLTNLTGVHAREVNAFQRASDVILQMSIKEGFGLTVTEAMWKEKPVIGRAVGGIKLQIIDGETGFLVKNIEEAAEKAIYLIKHPETVKDMGKKAKEWVKENFIITKHLERYLDLLNSF; the protein is encoded by the coding sequence ATGTATGAAGTGACGAAGTTTGGGGGAGAAGGAAAGAAATTAGGTGATTACGTAGGGATAATAGGTGAAGAAGGGTTAGATAGGGTTAAAGAGAAGGTGGAAAAACTTCAAGGGAAGAGCTTTGTCCATGTTAACTCCACCTCTTTTGGTGGAGGAGTAGCAGAGATTTTACATAATCTAGTTCCATTGATGAGGGATGTTGGACTTGACACAAGATGGTTTGTCATTGAGGGTGCAAATGAATTTTTTAATGTTACGAAAAGCTTCCATAATGCTCTTCAGGGAAACAAGGAGCTTGAATTAACTGAGGAAATGAAGAACCTCTATTTGAAAACCAACAAAAAGAATGCTGAAGATCTCGATCTAAGTGATTTTGACTACATTTTAATACACGATCCTCAACCAGCACCGTTAATAGAGTTTTATGAGAAAAAACAACCTTGGATTTGGAGGTGTCACATAGACTTAAGTGATCCAAACTTAGAATACTGGAAGTTTTTGAAGCAATTTGTGGCAAAATATGACAAGTACATCTTCCATATGGAAGAATACGTTCAAGAGGATCTTGATAAGAATAAAGTCGTCATAATGCCGCCATCAATCGATCCGCTGAGTGAAAAAAACATAGAACTGAGTAAAGCTGAAATATTAAAAATTCTAGAAAGATTTGATATTGACCCAGAGAGACCGATAATGACACAGGTAGCCCGTTTTGACCCATGGAAGGGGGTCTTTGATGTTATAGATGTTTACAGGAAAGTTAAAGAAAAAATACCTGACGTTCAGCTCTTGTTGGTTGGAGTAATGGCACATGATGATCCAGAGGGTTGGATTTACTTTGAAAAAACCTTAAGGAAACTTGGAGAGGACTATGATGTTAAAGTCCTCACAAATCTCACTGGAGTTCATGCAAGGGAAGTGAATGCTTTTCAAAGGGCCAGCGATGTGATTTTACAAATGTCTATTAAAGAAGGTTTTGGATTAACTGTTACAGAAGCAATGTGGAAAGAGAAACCAGTAATCGGGAGAGCTGTAGGTGGAATTAAACTGCAGATAATAGATGGGGAAACAGGTTTCCTTGTCAAAAATATAGAGGAAGCTGCTGAAAAGGCCATTTATCTAATAAAACATCCCGAAACAGTGAAAGATATGGGTAAAAAGGCAAAAGAGTGGGTCAAGGAGAATTTTATTATAACAAAACATTTAGAGAGGTATCTTGACTTACTAAATTCTTTTTAA
- a CDS encoding ABC transporter ATP-binding protein, which produces MGEVKLLGVWKKFEDVTAVKDITLEVKDGEFMILLGPSGCGKTTTLRMISGLEEPTKGQIYIGDKLVADPEKGVFVPPKDRDIAMVFQSYALYPHMTVYDNIAFPLKLRKVPKQEIDKRVREVAELLGLSQLLNRKPRELSGGQRQRVALGRAIVRKPQVFLMDEPLSNLDAKLRVKMRAELKKLQRQLSVTTIYVTHDQVEAMTMGDKIAVINQGVLQQVGTPEEVYDKPANTFVAGFIGSPPMNFMDGSVTEDGFVDFGEFRLKLLPDQFEVLKEQGYVGREVIFGIRPEDIYDAMFAQVKVPGENMVKAMVEIVENLGGERIVYLSTEDISFIAKFPPESKVKEGQKIEVVFDMKKIHIFDKNAKKAIF; this is translated from the coding sequence ATGGGAGAAGTAAAGCTCCTTGGAGTTTGGAAAAAATTTGAAGATGTTACAGCGGTTAAAGATATAACTCTGGAAGTCAAAGATGGAGAATTCATGATACTGCTTGGGCCTAGTGGATGTGGTAAAACTACAACTCTTAGAATGATTTCCGGTCTTGAAGAACCCACGAAGGGTCAGATTTACATTGGGGACAAACTCGTCGCTGACCCAGAGAAAGGAGTCTTCGTGCCACCAAAAGACAGGGATATTGCAATGGTCTTCCAGAGCTACGCTTTATACCCGCACATGACAGTTTATGATAACATTGCATTCCCACTCAAGCTGAGAAAAGTTCCCAAGCAGGAGATTGACAAAAGGGTCAGGGAAGTTGCTGAGCTGCTCGGCCTGAGCCAACTATTGAACAGAAAGCCGAGGGAGCTGAGCGGTGGACAGAGGCAGCGCGTAGCTCTCGGCAGAGCAATAGTGAGAAAACCCCAGGTCTTCCTCATGGACGAGCCGCTGAGCAACTTAGATGCAAAGCTTCGTGTTAAGATGCGTGCTGAACTCAAAAAACTCCAGAGGCAGCTCAGCGTGACGACGATTTATGTAACCCATGATCAAGTTGAAGCTATGACTATGGGCGACAAGATTGCTGTAATCAACCAGGGCGTCCTCCAGCAGGTTGGAACTCCGGAGGAAGTTTACGATAAACCGGCGAACACTTTTGTTGCGGGGTTCATTGGCTCGCCGCCGATGAACTTCATGGATGGCAGTGTAACAGAAGATGGCTTCGTGGACTTCGGCGAGTTCAGGCTTAAACTCCTTCCGGATCAGTTTGAAGTACTGAAGGAACAGGGTTATGTTGGGAGGGAGGTCATCTTTGGAATTCGCCCAGAGGACATCTACGATGCGATGTTCGCTCAGGTGAAGGTTCCGGGTGAAAACATGGTCAAGGCAATGGTGGAGATTGTAGAAAATCTCGGTGGAGAGAGGATTGTCTACTTGAGTACCGAGGACATTTCATTTATTGCGAAGTTTCCGCCAGAATCTAAAGTTAAAGAGGGCCAGAAAATTGAGGTTGTCTTTGATATGAAGAAAATCCACATCTTCGATAAAAACGCAAAAAAAGCGATATTCTGA